In Sphingomonas sp. Leaf357, a single genomic region encodes these proteins:
- a CDS encoding enoyl-CoA hydratase/isomerase family protein codes for MPFTTLRYEKIDRIAIATFATPDNLNGITETRLDELEAVLDDCEKDETLGALILTGEGRAFCVGLDLDLLDRTFNDLDFFDVIVARVNGIITRLENLDIPTIVANNGFTRAGGFEISLGCDFMIVADEAKVGDVHTDAGVVPAAVTLRLKRRVGDQRAKEILWGARWYKGQEAVDIGLAIKSVPLATLRDEAIAYARTMTDKPRATLATLKRIMRDGHGLSVAEGAALELEAFAHYNRTQPFGREGYTAFREKRVPSWKAA; via the coding sequence CGCCACTTTCGCGACGCCGGACAATCTCAACGGCATCACCGAAACTCGGCTCGACGAACTGGAAGCGGTGCTCGACGATTGCGAAAAGGATGAAACGCTCGGCGCGCTGATCCTGACGGGCGAGGGGCGCGCCTTCTGCGTCGGGCTCGATCTCGATCTGCTCGACCGCACCTTCAACGATCTCGATTTCTTCGACGTCATCGTCGCGCGGGTGAATGGCATCATCACGCGGCTGGAGAATCTGGATATCCCGACGATCGTGGCGAACAACGGCTTCACCCGCGCCGGCGGGTTCGAGATTTCGCTGGGCTGCGATTTCATGATCGTCGCGGACGAGGCGAAGGTCGGCGACGTGCATACCGATGCCGGGGTCGTTCCCGCCGCCGTCACGCTGCGGCTGAAGCGCCGCGTGGGGGATCAGCGCGCCAAGGAAATCCTGTGGGGCGCGCGCTGGTACAAGGGGCAGGAAGCGGTCGATATCGGGCTGGCGATCAAGTCGGTTCCGCTGGCCACCCTGCGCGACGAGGCGATCGCCTATGCCCGCACGATGACCGACAAGCCGCGCGCGACGCTCGCCACGCTGAAGCGGATCATGCGCGACGGCCATGGCCTGTCGGTGGCCGAGGGCGCTGCGCTCGAACTCGAGGCGTTCGCGCATTACAACCGCACGCAGCCGTTCGGCCGCGAAGGCTATACCGCGTTTCGCGAGAAGCGCGTGCCGAGCTGGAAAGCGGCGTGA